A single region of the Chryseobacterium culicis genome encodes:
- a CDS encoding gliding motility protein GldB, which translates to MKIFRYIALSSLLAAGLISCKKEPENQWKVEVKQTAEKVDITDISKEFYNPALPLDQFKAQFPWFQGSVSDADFGKRRADAEEIKIYKEAIGKIDQAKLQKELQSLFSHIKYYFPQFKNPKVYLFSSALQMVQDPIFYDQKGNLLFIDVTGFMGDGNPNYKGLELYFQKSMNPQNIVPKVSQLFAENIVTESPDHQKFIDQIILNGKVMILQDAFLPDVPDYLKMNYTQKQYEWATSNEANIWNYFVESNLIFGDDPRLGERFISPGPFSKFYTEIDNESSPQIGIFTGWQICKAYLKEKPETKLTQFLKMDATTIFNQSGYKPKLK; encoded by the coding sequence ATGAAGATTTTTAGATATATTGCACTTTCTTCTCTTTTAGCTGCCGGACTTATTTCCTGCAAAAAAGAACCTGAAAATCAATGGAAGGTAGAAGTGAAACAAACTGCCGAAAAAGTTGACATCACGGATATTTCCAAAGAGTTTTACAATCCGGCTCTTCCGCTGGATCAGTTTAAAGCTCAATTCCCCTGGTTTCAGGGCAGTGTTTCTGATGCCGATTTTGGAAAAAGAAGAGCAGATGCTGAAGAAATAAAAATCTATAAGGAAGCGATTGGGAAAATAGATCAGGCAAAGCTTCAAAAGGAACTTCAGAGTTTATTTTCACATATCAAATATTACTTTCCACAGTTTAAAAATCCAAAAGTATATCTGTTTTCATCAGCTTTACAGATGGTTCAGGATCCGATATTTTATGACCAGAAAGGCAATCTGTTATTTATAGATGTCACCGGTTTTATGGGAGATGGAAATCCTAATTATAAAGGTTTGGAACTGTATTTCCAAAAATCGATGAACCCACAAAATATTGTTCCAAAAGTGTCGCAGCTTTTTGCTGAAAACATTGTTACGGAATCTCCTGATCATCAGAAATTTATTGATCAGATTATTCTGAACGGAAAAGTAATGATTCTACAGGATGCTTTTCTCCCTGATGTTCCTGATTATCTGAAAATGAATTATACCCAGAAGCAGTATGAATGGGCAACAAGCAATGAAGCCAACATCTGGAATTATTTTGTAGAAAGCAATCTGATTTTCGGAGATGATCCAAGATTGGGAGAACGTTTTATTTCTCCTGGTCCATTCTCGAAATTTTACACAGAGATTGACAATGAATCTTCACCGCAAATCGGAATTTTTACGGGATGGCAGATCTGCAAGGCATATCTTAAAGAAAAACCTGAAACAAAGTTGACCCAGTTCCTGAAAATGGATGCTACCACAATTTTTAATCAATCCGGTTATAAACCGAAACTTAAATAA
- a CDS encoding GNAT family N-acetyltransferase: MKSTRKAVISDLPQLSELFDQYRIFYHKASDIPAAANFLKDRLENKDSEIFVAEENGNLTGFVQLYPLFSSTRMQRYWLLNDLYVNENHRGKGYSKELIETSKELCRSSKACGILLETGKSNDIGNQLYPSCGFELYDSVNFYEWSNS; this comes from the coding sequence ATGAAAAGTACAAGAAAAGCTGTTATTTCCGACTTACCCCAACTTTCGGAATTATTTGATCAGTACAGAATATTTTATCATAAAGCATCAGATATTCCTGCAGCAGCAAATTTTCTAAAGGATAGACTTGAAAATAAAGATTCCGAAATTTTTGTAGCAGAAGAAAACGGTAACCTGACAGGTTTCGTACAGTTATATCCCCTATTTTCATCCACAAGAATGCAGCGCTACTGGCTGCTGAACGACCTCTACGTAAATGAAAACCATAGAGGAAAAGGATATTCCAAAGAACTGATTGAAACATCAAAAGAACTCTGCCGTTCATCTAAAGCATGCGGTATTCTTTTAGAAACTGGAAAAAGTAATGATATAGGGAATCAGCTTTATCCATCCTGCGGCTTCGAGCTGTATGACTCCGTGAATTTCTACGAATGGAGCAATTCATGA
- a CDS encoding CCA tRNA nucleotidyltransferase, with product MKINLNQNKNLKLFKIISEAAERNNQSVYIVGGYVRDLLMNRKASTDIDFVTEQSGIELAQNVAQDIDPKLKVSVFKTYGTAMIKYKELELEFVGARKESYTENSRKPEVEGGSLEDDQKRRDFTINAMAISLNKENFGELIDPFNGVEDLEKEILRTPLEPAQTYSDDPLRMMRAVRFASTLNFKIEENSLKAIQQEAERIKIVSMERIMVEFNKIMLSEKPSIGLRLMEQTGLMKLIIPELIELKGVEEVEGQTHKDNFYHTLEVVDNISVNTDNLWLRWSALLHDIGKAPTKKFVEGTGWTFHGHEFLGSKMAKTLFQRLKLPLGSDMKYVQKMVKLSSRPIALITDDASDSALRRLLFDAGENLEDLFTLCKADITTKNSKKQEKFKRNFEYVAVKIKEVEEKDQVRNFQPPITGEEIMEMFNLNPGREIGILKEKVKEAILEGEIPNEKEEATKFVIAEAEKLGLTL from the coding sequence ATGAAAATTAATCTTAATCAAAATAAGAATTTAAAACTATTTAAAATCATTTCTGAAGCAGCAGAAAGGAATAACCAGTCCGTATACATTGTTGGCGGTTATGTGCGTGACCTTCTGATGAATAGAAAAGCTTCTACAGATATCGACTTTGTAACAGAACAAAGTGGTATTGAGCTTGCCCAAAATGTAGCTCAGGATATAGATCCTAAATTAAAAGTTTCCGTATTCAAAACATATGGAACAGCGATGATCAAGTATAAAGAACTTGAGCTTGAATTCGTAGGAGCCAGAAAAGAAAGCTATACAGAAAACAGCCGTAAACCTGAGGTGGAAGGTGGAAGTCTGGAAGATGACCAGAAAAGAAGAGATTTTACCATCAATGCGATGGCTATTTCTTTAAATAAAGAGAACTTTGGAGAACTGATCGATCCGTTTAACGGGGTGGAAGATCTTGAAAAAGAAATTTTAAGAACTCCTTTAGAGCCTGCTCAAACTTATTCTGATGATCCATTGAGAATGATGAGAGCAGTACGTTTTGCTTCAACTTTAAATTTTAAAATCGAAGAGAACTCTCTGAAAGCAATCCAACAGGAAGCGGAAAGAATCAAGATTGTTTCTATGGAAAGGATCATGGTAGAGTTCAACAAAATCATGCTTTCTGAAAAACCGTCTATCGGACTGAGACTGATGGAACAAACAGGTCTTATGAAACTGATTATTCCTGAACTGATTGAACTAAAAGGTGTGGAAGAAGTGGAAGGACAAACTCACAAGGATAACTTTTATCACACGCTGGAAGTGGTGGATAATATTTCTGTAAATACGGACAATCTGTGGCTTCGTTGGTCTGCTCTGCTCCATGATATTGGAAAAGCTCCAACAAAAAAGTTTGTAGAAGGAACTGGATGGACCTTTCACGGACATGAATTTTTGGGCTCAAAAATGGCAAAAACACTTTTCCAGAGATTGAAATTACCATTGGGAAGCGATATGAAATATGTTCAGAAAATGGTGAAACTTTCATCAAGACCTATCGCACTGATTACTGATGATGCTTCAGATTCTGCATTGAGAAGACTTTTATTTGATGCAGGTGAAAATCTTGAAGATCTTTTTACCCTTTGCAAAGCAGATATTACCACGAAAAATTCCAAAAAACAGGAAAAATTCAAAAGAAACTTTGAATATGTAGCGGTAAAAATCAAAGAAGTGGAAGAAAAGGATCAGGTAAGAAATTTCCAGCCACCTATTACTGGTGAAGAGATTATGGAAATGTTTAACCTTAACCCAGGCCGTGAAATTGGTATCTTAAAAGAGAAAGTCAAAGAAGCCATCCTGGAGGGTGAAATTCCTAATGAAAAAGAAGAAGCCACAAAGTTTGTTATTGCTGAGGCTGAGAAACTGGGATTAACATTATAA
- a CDS encoding leucine-rich repeat domain-containing protein, protein MMKIKIFTAIYLIYGLSFFYGQKLEFKDENFEKAVLENFDLNKNGMLESPEADRVTNLFLVHKGITSTDDLHFFKNVKMIVLDDNVIPDMVISNLNQLELFSCTGCKISSFKTENLKNLSSLYLDHNRLESISLTGIPKIDQLTLSLNQLKTIDLAQCKGLRKLNVEHNKLQKIDISGNPALQTLNIIGNKIKETDIKKGTKTEVTIFGAEE, encoded by the coding sequence ATGATGAAAATTAAAATATTTACTGCCATTTACCTTATTTATGGACTTTCTTTTTTCTATGGGCAAAAGCTTGAATTTAAAGATGAAAACTTTGAAAAAGCAGTACTTGAAAATTTTGATCTGAATAAAAATGGAATGCTGGAATCTCCGGAAGCAGATAGGGTTACCAATCTGTTCCTTGTTCATAAAGGAATTACCTCTACGGATGATCTGCACTTTTTTAAAAATGTAAAAATGATTGTCCTGGATGATAATGTAATTCCTGATATGGTAATAAGCAACCTCAATCAGCTTGAATTGTTTTCATGTACAGGATGTAAAATTTCTTCATTCAAAACAGAAAATCTGAAAAACTTAAGTTCTTTGTATTTGGATCATAATAGATTGGAAAGTATTTCGTTGACAGGAATTCCCAAAATTGATCAATTAACATTATCTTTAAATCAATTAAAAACAATTGACCTGGCTCAGTGTAAAGGATTAAGAAAACTGAATGTGGAACATAATAAACTTCAAAAAATTGATATTTCCGGGAATCCGGCTTTACAAACCCTGAATATAATCGGGAATAAGATAAAAGAAACAGATATTAAGAAAGGAACAAAAACAGAGGTTACCATTTTTGGTGCAGAAGAATAA
- a CDS encoding nuclear transport factor 2 family protein: MNHQEFAQMWVNTWNSHDLEDILSHYSDNIEITTPMIAMATDGKESSLKGKEAVREYWKKALEKFPDLRFDLIHSSAGVDSVALFYKSIMDKHAVEVMFFNKDGKISKMYAHYD; this comes from the coding sequence ATGAATCATCAGGAATTTGCCCAAATGTGGGTTAATACTTGGAACTCTCATGATTTAGAGGATATTCTCTCCCATTATTCGGATAATATTGAGATTACAACTCCCATGATTGCAATGGCTACCGACGGTAAGGAAAGTTCTTTAAAAGGAAAAGAAGCCGTCCGTGAATACTGGAAAAAGGCATTGGAAAAATTTCCTGATCTCCGTTTTGATCTGATACATTCCAGTGCGGGAGTAGATTCAGTAGCATTATTTTATAAGTCGATTATGGATAAACATGCTGTTGAAGTCATGTTTTTTAATAAAGACGGAAAAATTAGTAAAATGTATGCTCATTATGATTAA
- the nadE gene encoding NAD(+) synthase, whose translation MQTQKVIDHIVNWLKDYAEKARVNGYVIGVSGGVDSGVVSTLAAMTGLKTLLIEMPIRQKADQVDRAKDHMDDLKSRFPNVETMSVDLTPAFEELYKTFDVKDDLYPNEKLAFANTRARLRMLTLYYYGQLNGLLVCGTGNKVEDFGIGFYTKYGDGGVDVSPIADLYKTEVYELAKGLNLIKSIQEAIPTDGLWDVDRTDEQQIGASYPELEKIQKEYGSKTADDYEGRDKEVFLIFDRMHKAAKHKMDPIPVCDIPEEWRA comes from the coding sequence ATGCAGACACAAAAAGTGATAGATCATATTGTAAATTGGTTAAAAGATTATGCGGAAAAAGCAAGAGTAAACGGATATGTAATCGGAGTTTCAGGAGGTGTGGATTCAGGAGTAGTTTCTACGCTGGCAGCAATGACCGGACTGAAAACATTGCTGATTGAAATGCCAATCCGTCAGAAAGCAGATCAGGTAGACCGCGCAAAGGATCATATGGATGACCTTAAATCCAGATTTCCGAATGTAGAAACAATGTCTGTAGATCTGACCCCTGCTTTTGAGGAGCTTTACAAAACTTTTGATGTAAAAGATGATCTGTATCCTAACGAAAAACTGGCTTTTGCCAACACAAGAGCCCGTCTGAGAATGCTTACTTTATATTATTACGGACAGCTGAACGGACTTTTAGTTTGCGGAACAGGTAATAAAGTGGAAGATTTCGGGATCGGATTTTATACAAAATATGGAGATGGTGGAGTAGACGTTTCTCCCATTGCGGATCTTTATAAAACGGAGGTGTATGAATTGGCGAAAGGGCTTAATTTAATTAAAAGCATTCAGGAAGCGATTCCTACTGACGGACTTTGGGATGTAGACAGAACGGATGAACAGCAAATTGGCGCTTCTTATCCGGAACTGGAAAAAATCCAGAAAGAATACGGATCTAAAACTGCTGATGATTATGAAGGAAGAGATAAGGAAGTATTTTTAATTTTTGACAGAATGCATAAAGCCGCCAAGCATAAAATGGATCCTATTCCGGTTTGTGATATTCCCGAAGAGTGGAGAGCATAA
- a CDS encoding GNAT family N-acetyltransferase, translating to MKIETKRLILRKLEEADFERIFLLDSNPEVMKYIGVPVLTEINESKNVINMIQKQYEENGVGRLGVVEKESGLLIGWSGLKLLTHETNGYKNVLELGYRFLPESWGKGYAVEAGIASLDYGFNGLNAEVIYAYAHSEHEVSNHILRKLGFEKTGEFEEPDGTCFWYELKKEKYI from the coding sequence ATGAAAATAGAAACAAAACGACTGATTTTAAGAAAACTCGAAGAGGCAGATTTTGAACGCATTTTTCTTTTGGATTCCAATCCTGAGGTGATGAAATATATTGGTGTACCCGTTTTGACTGAAATTAATGAGTCAAAAAATGTCATCAATATGATTCAGAAGCAGTATGAGGAAAATGGAGTGGGAAGGCTGGGAGTAGTGGAAAAAGAAAGCGGACTTCTGATAGGATGGAGTGGATTAAAATTACTGACTCATGAAACGAATGGCTATAAAAATGTGTTGGAACTGGGATATCGTTTTCTTCCTGAATCATGGGGGAAAGGATATGCTGTGGAAGCAGGAATAGCTTCTCTGGATTATGGCTTTAACGGTCTGAATGCAGAGGTTATTTATGCTTATGCCCATTCCGAACATGAGGTTTCCAATCATATTTTAAGAAAATTAGGATTTGAAAAAACAGGAGAGTTTGAGGAACCGGACGGAACATGTTTCTGGTACGAACTGAAAAAAGAGAAATATATTTAA
- the tnpA gene encoding IS200/IS605 family transposase, with amino-acid sequence MAFIKIYIHLVFSTKNRDPFLNTFDIRLKVWKHIKEYATEKGIFLDIINGHSDHCHCLISLGSDQNIEKIVQLLKGESSHWINKNNLTVGKFSWQDEYFAVSVSESMIDSVRNYIKNQEKHHQKKSFIDEYREFIEKYNF; translated from the coding sequence ATGGCTTTTATCAAAATCTACATTCATCTTGTCTTCTCTACAAAAAACAGAGATCCCTTTCTCAATACATTCGACATACGTCTCAAAGTCTGGAAACATATTAAAGAATATGCTACAGAAAAAGGTATATTTTTAGATATAATCAATGGACATTCGGATCATTGTCATTGCCTTATTTCTCTGGGATCTGATCAGAATATAGAAAAAATTGTCCAGCTTTTAAAAGGTGAATCTTCTCATTGGATCAATAAAAATAATCTTACTGTAGGAAAGTTCTCATGGCAGGATGAATATTTTGCGGTATCAGTTTCTGAGTCTATGATAGATAGCGTAAGAAATTATATTAAAAATCAGGAAAAGCATCATCAGAAAAAGAGTTTCATTGATGAGTACAGGGAATTTATTGAAAAATATAATTTTTAA
- a CDS encoding GNAT family N-acetyltransferase — MITIRKEEEKDHQKVFQLTEEAFREIEYSDHQEQFLVEKLRKSEAFVPELSLVAEDETGEIAGHILFTKITIEGDGQSFPSLALAPVSVKPEFQNQGIGAKLILEGHRIAKELGYESVILLGHESYYPRFGYKKTSNFGVSFPFDIPEENGMAVELVKNGLKNKKGVVKYPQEFGID; from the coding sequence ATGATAACAATACGAAAGGAAGAAGAAAAAGACCATCAAAAAGTCTTTCAACTTACAGAAGAGGCTTTTAGAGAAATAGAATACAGTGATCATCAGGAACAGTTTCTGGTAGAAAAATTAAGAAAATCTGAAGCCTTTGTTCCGGAATTATCATTGGTTGCAGAAGATGAAACCGGAGAAATTGCCGGACATATTCTGTTTACAAAAATTACCATTGAAGGTGATGGACAATCTTTTCCATCGCTTGCATTAGCGCCTGTTTCCGTAAAGCCTGAATTTCAGAATCAGGGAATAGGAGCGAAACTTATTCTTGAAGGCCATCGTATAGCAAAAGAACTGGGATATGAATCTGTGATTCTTCTCGGACACGAAAGTTATTATCCGCGCTTTGGTTACAAAAAAACAAGTAATTTTGGGGTTTCTTTTCCATTCGATATTCCGGAAGAAAACGGAATGGCTGTAGAATTGGTAAAAAATGGATTAAAAAATAAAAAAGGAGTGGTGAAATACCCTCAGGAATTTGGAATAGACTAA
- the gldC gene encoding gliding motility protein GldC, translating into MRKTQITIDVELDENHVPENITWNAQDGGIDKQDTKATMISVWDDKTREALRIDLWTKEMPVDQMKMFIHQILISLGSTYQRATGEEDVAQWMEEIAEEFAVKSAIK; encoded by the coding sequence ATGAGAAAGACTCAGATTACGATAGATGTAGAGCTTGATGAAAATCACGTACCGGAAAACATTACATGGAACGCTCAGGATGGTGGTATTGATAAACAAGATACCAAAGCAACCATGATTTCTGTATGGGATGATAAAACAAGAGAAGCCTTAAGAATTGATCTTTGGACAAAAGAAATGCCTGTAGATCAGATGAAGATGTTTATCCACCAGATTTTAATATCTTTAGGAAGTACGTATCAGAGAGCGACAGGTGAAGAGGATGTAGCGCAGTGGATGGAGGAAATTGCAGAAGAATTTGCAGTGAAATCTGCTATTAAGTAA
- a CDS encoding DinB family protein: protein MTDFQKYIQRYLDQIPAGDWLNELQISADKTIGIYSNLTEDQFNFAYAEGKWTLKELLLHLSDTERVFQYRILAFARGDKNNLPGFDEDEYANRSFASERTIESLLEEYKLVRKSSQILLETLHPSALQNTGTANGHEISVETIGKLIVGHNYHHLNIIEERYLSKLGWM, encoded by the coding sequence ATGACCGATTTTCAAAAATACATTCAAAGATATTTAGATCAGATTCCAGCAGGAGACTGGTTGAATGAGCTGCAGATATCCGCAGATAAAACAATAGGAATTTATTCAAATCTTACTGAAGATCAATTTAATTTCGCTTATGCAGAAGGGAAATGGACTTTAAAGGAGCTTCTACTCCATCTATCAGATACGGAAAGAGTGTTCCAATACAGAATATTAGCTTTTGCCAGAGGAGATAAAAACAATCTTCCAGGCTTCGACGAAGATGAATATGCGAACCGATCTTTTGCAAGTGAAAGAACCATCGAATCCCTTCTGGAAGAATATAAGCTGGTAAGAAAATCTTCTCAGATTCTATTAGAAACCCTTCATCCTTCCGCTTTACAAAATACAGGTACAGCCAATGGTCATGAAATTTCTGTAGAAACCATCGGAAAACTGATCGTGGGACATAATTACCACCACCTGAATATTATCGAGGAAAGGTATTTATCGAAGTTGGGATGGATGTAA
- a CDS encoding L-threonylcarbamoyladenylate synthase, protein MEHIIEILKSGGTILYPTDTIWGIGCDATNIEAVNKIFDIKKREKNKSMIILVESEKRLQDLVDVPEMAWEIIDLSEKPVTIVYENPRGLPKELLAEDGSIGIRLVKNDFCKKLITKLNRPLVSTSANFSGEKSPLKFSDISEEMISLVDYAVEEDREKVSKYSGSSVIKIWNDNRIKVLRE, encoded by the coding sequence ATGGAACATATTATCGAAATATTAAAATCCGGCGGAACAATCCTTTATCCTACAGATACGATTTGGGGAATTGGTTGTGACGCTACCAATATAGAAGCTGTCAATAAGATTTTTGACATTAAAAAGCGTGAAAAAAACAAATCCATGATCATCCTTGTTGAGTCTGAGAAAAGACTTCAGGATCTGGTGGATGTTCCTGAAATGGCCTGGGAAATTATTGATCTTAGTGAAAAACCGGTAACTATTGTTTATGAAAATCCAAGAGGTCTTCCGAAAGAACTTCTTGCAGAGGATGGAAGCATTGGAATCAGATTGGTAAAAAATGATTTCTGCAAAAAACTGATCACAAAACTGAACAGACCTTTGGTATCTACTTCCGCCAACTTCAGTGGTGAGAAAAGTCCGTTGAAATTCTCTGATATTTCTGAAGAGATGATCAGCCTTGTGGATTATGCGGTGGAAGAAGACAGAGAAAAAGTTTCAAAATACTCAGGTTCTTCCGTTATCAAAATATGGAATGACAACAGGATAAAAGTTCTTCGGGAATAA
- a CDS encoding GIY-YIG nuclease family protein → MPKRVQQHKEAYYSQSFTSRYNLYILVYWEAFQEIGDAIFREKQIKAGSRQKKLDLIDSINPDWKDLTDDIQHILDVF, encoded by the coding sequence CTGCCAAAACGTGTTCAACAACATAAAGAAGCATACTACTCACAAAGCTTTACCTCAAGATATAATTTGTATATTTTGGTGTATTGGGAAGCTTTTCAGGAAATAGGTGATGCTATATTTAGAGAAAAACAAATAAAGGCTGGTTCAAGACAAAAGAAATTGGATTTAATTGATAGTATAAACCCAGATTGGAAAGATCTTACGGATGATATCCAGCATATTTTAGATGTTTTTTGA
- a CDS encoding barstar family protein translates to MKTVYIDFTDIGDYEDFYAQLKEKIQLPEHFGDNLDALSDTITGNLEMPLHLEFVNMTVDQLEIFEDLLTTLEDAEEEVEDFSFSYYLEQYEDEDDEVESEEE, encoded by the coding sequence ATGAAGACAGTATATATAGATTTTACAGACATAGGTGATTATGAAGACTTTTATGCTCAGCTGAAGGAGAAAATTCAGCTTCCTGAGCATTTTGGTGATAATCTTGATGCGCTTTCTGATACCATTACCGGAAATCTGGAAATGCCGCTCCACCTGGAATTCGTCAATATGACTGTAGATCAGCTTGAGATTTTTGAAGACCTGCTGACTACTCTTGAAGATGCCGAAGAGGAAGTGGAAGACTTCAGCTTTAGCTACTATCTGGAGCAATATGAAGATGAAGATGATGAGGTAGAATCTGAAGAAGAATAA
- a CDS encoding cystathionine gamma-synthase, whose product MNFNTKVIHGGQHHESATGSVNVPVFLTSTFAQKSPGVHSGYEYSRAANPTRQALEDSLASIENGARGLAFGSGLAAIDCVLKLLNPGDEVIAVDDLYGGTYRMFTRLFEKYQLKFTFVNFDDVSKIADVITDKTKLIWVETPTNPLMKLVDIKAVVEIAKGKDILVAVDNTFATPYIQRPIDLGADIVMHSATKYLGGHSDVIAGALIAKDAELGDKLHFIQFASGGILGPHDSYLVLRGIKTLALRMQRHSDNGLAVAQYLETHPAVDKVIYPGLESHPQYELAKSQMKESGGMVSFTFKSGKKEDAIKFLEKVRVFTLAESLGGVESLANHPALMTHASIPAEKRAELGITDDLVRLSVGIEDAEDLIADLEKAFS is encoded by the coding sequence ATGAATTTTAATACAAAAGTAATTCACGGAGGGCAGCACCACGAGTCTGCAACAGGTTCTGTAAATGTACCTGTATTTTTAACCTCTACATTTGCACAGAAAAGCCCGGGAGTACATTCCGGATATGAATATTCAAGAGCTGCCAACCCTACAAGACAGGCATTGGAAGATTCTTTGGCAAGTATTGAAAACGGAGCGAGAGGTTTAGCTTTCGGTTCCGGTCTTGCAGCCATCGACTGTGTTTTGAAATTATTAAATCCTGGTGATGAAGTAATTGCCGTAGATGATCTTTATGGTGGGACTTACAGAATGTTCACAAGACTTTTCGAAAAATATCAGCTGAAATTTACGTTCGTGAATTTTGATGATGTTTCTAAAATTGCTGATGTTATCACGGATAAAACAAAACTGATCTGGGTAGAAACCCCTACTAATCCATTGATGAAATTAGTGGATATCAAAGCAGTCGTAGAAATTGCAAAGGGAAAAGATATTTTAGTGGCTGTAGACAATACTTTTGCAACCCCTTATATCCAGAGACCTATTGATCTGGGAGCAGACATTGTAATGCACTCTGCCACCAAATATTTAGGAGGACACTCTGATGTGATTGCGGGAGCTCTTATCGCTAAAGATGCTGAACTGGGAGACAAGCTTCACTTTATCCAGTTTGCAAGTGGTGGTATTTTAGGACCTCACGATTCTTATCTTGTATTGAGAGGAATCAAAACACTGGCGTTAAGAATGCAGAGACATTCTGATAATGGACTTGCTGTAGCCCAATATCTTGAGACCCATCCTGCTGTAGATAAAGTAATTTATCCTGGATTGGAATCTCACCCACAGTATGAATTGGCAAAATCTCAGATGAAGGAATCCGGAGGAATGGTTTCATTCACTTTCAAATCCGGAAAAAAAGAAGATGCAATCAAATTCTTAGAGAAAGTAAGAGTATTCACCCTTGCAGAATCTTTAGGAGGAGTAGAATCTCTGGCTAACCACCCTGCTCTGATGACCCATGCTTCAATTCCGGCAGAAAAACGTGCTGAATTAGGAATCACTGATGACCTGGTTCGTTTAAGCGTAGGGATTGAAGATGCTGAAGATCTTATTGCAGATCTTGAGAAAGCTTTTTCTTAA
- a CDS encoding ribonuclease domain-containing protein, which translates to MNGKIRSVFFICLGLLFGMSVMYIYKNFIEDKKDQSDSVKKETVSYGSTSSEGASSNGNSSAQVSIDQLTEEKTVISYVKQNHKLPDYYITKNEARKQGWNPSQGNLCDVLPGKAIGGDKFGNRERRLPDGEKYFEADVNYHCGGRNADRIIYTQNGDVYLTKNHYKSFEKQ; encoded by the coding sequence ATGAACGGTAAAATAAGATCCGTGTTTTTTATATGTCTGGGACTCCTTTTCGGAATGTCTGTAATGTATATCTATAAAAATTTTATTGAAGATAAAAAAGATCAGTCAGATTCAGTAAAAAAGGAAACGGTGAGCTATGGCAGTACCTCTTCAGAAGGAGCTTCCAGTAACGGAAATTCATCTGCTCAGGTTTCCATTGATCAGCTTACAGAAGAAAAAACGGTTATCAGCTACGTAAAACAAAATCATAAACTTCCGGATTATTATATCACTAAAAACGAAGCCAGAAAACAGGGATGGAATCCTTCCCAGGGAAATCTTTGTGATGTGCTTCCGGGAAAAGCTATTGGTGGAGATAAATTCGGAAACAGGGAGAGACGTTTGCCGGACGGAGAGAAATATTTTGAAGCAGATGTAAACTATCATTGCGGAGGAAGAAATGCTGACCGTATCATTTATACTCAAAATGGAGACGTATATCTTACCAAAAACCATTATAAGAGCTTTGAAAAACAGTAA